A genomic window from Punica granatum isolate Tunisia-2019 chromosome 2, ASM765513v2, whole genome shotgun sequence includes:
- the LOC116194292 gene encoding uncharacterized protein LOC116194292 yields the protein MATLSPATTGHSSSPSAAINHQPTSAATGRTVAFTTPNNYADRLSRLLALRGHAPLWCPTLTVNATPQSLIPHLSPPPALEAFSTVAFTSRAGIGAFCAAVAGIKGALLASDGDAFLIAALGSDAELLNEEFLLKICPDFHRIKTIVPSTPTPSGLVESLGPGGGRKVLCPVPLVIGIEEPPVVPSFLRELEASGWMPVKVGAYETRWLGPQCAEVIMGEEVLDAIIFTSTAEVEGLLKGLRELGWDWGTVRRKWPELVVAAHGPVTAAGAERLGVGVDVVGSRFDNFEGVVGALDLRWHGPR from the exons ATGGCCACATTATCTCCGGCGACGACGGGCCATTCTTCCTCACCGTCAGCCGCCATAAACCACCAGCCCACCTCCGCCGCCACAGGTCGCACGGTGGCCTTCACGACCCCCAACAACTACGCCGACAGGCTCTCTCGCCTCCTCGCCCTCAGGGGTCACGCACCGCTCTGGTGCCCCACCCTCACCGTCAATGCCACCCCACAGTCCCTCATCCCTCACCTCTCGCCTCCGCCGGCCCTCGAGGCCTTCTCCACTGTAGCGTTCACCTCGCGTGCCGGAATAGGTGCGTTCTGCGCTGCGGTGGCCGGGATTAAAGGGGCGCTGCTCGCCTCGGACGGTGACGCTTTCCTAATCGCCGCCTTGGGCAGCGACGCCGAGCTCCTAAATGAGGAGTTTCTGTTAAag ATATGTCCTGACTTCCATAGAATTAAAACCATCGTGCCATCGACACCCACTCCGAGCGGTTTGGTCGAGTCACTAGGGCCCGGAGGCGGCCGAAAGGTCTTGTGCCCGGTGCCTCTGGTCATTGGGATCGAGGAGCCTCCAGTAGTCCCGAGTTTCCTTAGGGAACTTGAGGCTAGTGGCTGGATGCCAGTAAAGGTCGGGGCATATGAGACACGATGGCTGGGCCCACAATGCGCCGAGGTGATCATGGGAGAAGAGGTTCTGGACGCTATAATATTCACGAGCACGGCCGAGGTGGAAGGGCTGCTGAAAGGGTTGAGAGAGCTTGGATGGGACTGGGGGACGGTGAGAAGGAAGTGGCCAGAGCTGGTGGTGGCAGCCCACGGGCCGGTCACGGCTGCGGGGGCAGAGAGGCTGGGGGTCGGGGTGGATGTTGTGGGATCCAGGTTTGATAACTTTGAGGGTGTTGTTGGTGCTCTTGATCTGAGATGGCATGGCCCGAGATAG